The window CATTGTGACCGTATCAGTGCTAAATCAAAGCGGAGTTTTGAACCGGATCACCGGTCTGTTCACAAGAAGGCAATTTAATATTGAAAGTATTACGGTTGGACCGACAGAGGCAGAAGGAATTTCAAAAATGACTTTTGTCGTTCATGTAGAAGATGACAGAAAAATGGAGCAATTGACTAAACAGCTGAATAAACAGATTGATGTTTTGAAAGTTTCCGATATTACTGATCAAGCGATCGTCATTCGAGAACTGGCATTAATTAAGGTTATCAGCACTCCTCAAACACGAGGAGAAATCAAAGGAATTATTGAACCTTTCCGGGCAACGATCGTCGATGT of the Bacillus smithii genome contains:
- the ilvN gene encoding acetolactate synthase small subunit translates to MRRIVTVSVLNQSGVLNRITGLFTRRQFNIESITVGPTEAEGISKMTFVVHVEDDRKMEQLTKQLNKQIDVLKVSDITDQAIVIRELALIKVISTPQTRGEIKGIIEPFRATIVDVAKDSVTVQIAGNFEKVETIIDLLRPYGIKEISRTGITALPRGSQKSVTDFKQYTILN